GGGTCATACCTATAAACTTCTATTTCAACAAACTTATTGATACCGTTATCAAAACAGGATTTAGCAAGTTTAAGCCAAAAGTCAAAGTTTGATTTTTTTAGTATTAAGCGGGTTTTTCTATCATTAATAGGTTTTCCATCGTTCATAAAAAACCTGTGTTTCAATCTAATTATAATTCCTCTACCGGAAGCGGTGTTGATTAAGGAAACATCTTCATCTGTTAAAGGCATAGTTTTTACGTAATAGCCCAATCTCTCCGCTATTGGAGAAGAAAACTTTGCGCTGTTATAAATGTCTATTAAGTGATTTAAGGTAGAAATAAGTTGCTCTTTATCAAAATAACTTTCACTATCATTCTCCCTTCTTACCGTCCAAAAAGCACCGTTATAAAGAACTTCTCCATCATCAGCAATCAGTAAGGGAATTCCTGCCTTAAGACTTATACTCTCGTAACCATAATCAGAGACAAGAGTAACAGGAGAAGTCAAAACAGAAACGTCAAAGGTCTTTTCCTCCTCATTGCCGAAACTTTTACTTACCTTTACTCCTTGCCCTTTAAAGCTACCTACAACGTAATCCTTTCCTTCTTTTGCCACAATAATTACAGAATCAGCAGGTATGTAAACTGTCCCATTATCTGTATCTGCAGTAACACCACTTTCAACACGGAAGATTTTCAGGGTTAATTCACCCGTTTTTAAAAAGAGAGGTTGGAAATAATCTGCAAAATCAAGATTTACCCAGCCATTTTCACCTTTTGCCCAAAACTCAAACTTAGCCAAAAGCGGTTGAGAATATCCTTTACTTAAAGTTCCTACAATCTCTTCTCTATCTGGAAGCGTCCTTAAAGAAGTTGCATCTGTTAAAACGGTAAACTCCTGAGAAACTGCCGATAGGGGAAGTAATAGAAGAAACAACTGCATTAAAAGTCTCATTCCTTCTCCTTTAAAATAAACATCAAAGCTTCTGCTTCTGCTATCTTCTTTCTATCAGAAACTCTGACTATCTCAGCCCTGGTAACTTTAAAGCGTTTTCTATCTTCTTTAACTTCGGCAAAAACTTCCACTTCTTCTCCTGCAAGTAAAGGAGCGTGATACTTCACAGTCAACTTACCTGTTAAAAACCGCTCTTCATAAGTCTGAAGGTAAGCCATAGCCTCATCAAGTATGAGCGCAATTATCCCACCGTGAATAACATTTTCGTAACCCTGGTAGTAATGAGAAAGGGAAAACTTAGCGTAAACCCTATCTTCCAATTTTTGAAAAGAAAGGTGCATACCTTTTGGATTATCCTTACCGCAAACGAAACAAAAGTTATCTCTGATTAACTCTTTCTCCATAACAGCGAAATTATTCTCCCTCCTCTTTAGTTTCAACAGAAATGTGAAGTTCTGAAAGCTGTTCGGGTCTAACGGTATCGGGTGCGCCTGTGAGAAGGCACTGACCCCTTTGAGTTTTCGGAAAGGCTATAACGTCTCTAATAGATTCCTCTCCTCTCATAATGGCGCAGAGTCTATCAAGTCCGAACGCCATACCGCCGTGAGGGGGAGCACCGTATTTCAGGGCATCAAGTAAAAATCCAAACCTTTCTTTTGCTTCTTCTTCAGAAAGTCCTATTACTTTAAATACCTTTTCCTGAACGTCTTCTCTGTGAATACGGATACTTCCGCCGCCTATCTCAACGCCGTTGAGAACCATATCGTATGCTCTCGCCCTCGCTTCTGCTGGATTGTCAAGCAGCTTTTCAATGTCTTCCTCTTTCGGACTGGTAAACGGGTGGTGAAGGGCTTCCCACCTGTTTTCATCTTCGTTCCACTCAAACATCGGAAAATCCACCACCCACAACACATCAACCCTACTCTCATCAATAAGCCCAACCATCTTCCCAAGCTTTAATCTCAGGTTAGAAAGCGCAGCGTTCACAACATCCTTTTTATCGGCAACGAAGAAGAGAATATCTCCCACTTCTGCTTCAAGCCTTTCAAGAATTTTGTTCATTTCGCCTTCTGTAAAGAACTTAACGATAGGCGACTGCAACCCTTCCGGTAGAACTTTAATCCAGGCAAGACCTTTAGCACCGTAAACACCAACAAACTTCGTTAAGTCGTCAATTTCTTTTCTTGAAAGCTTGGCACCGCCTTTGAAGTTAATCGCCTTAACTATCCCGCCGTTTTCAGCAACAGTCCTAAAAACCTTGAAGTTACAGTTAGCGGCAATGTCTGTAATGTCTTTCAGCTCAAGTCCAAAGCGGGTGTCCGGTCTGTCGGTTCCGAACCTCTCCATCGCCTCGTCGTAACTCATAACGGGAATTTCACCTATCTCAATGCCTAAAAACTCCTTATACAGCTTTCTTAAAAGCTTTTCAGCAACGTTCATCACATCTCTTTCTTTAACAAAGGACATCTCAAAGTCTATCTGGGTAAACTCCGGCTGCCTGTCTGCCCTTAAATCTTCGTCCCTGAAGCACCTTGCTATCTGGTAATACCTGTCAATACCGGCAACCATCAATATCTGCTTGAAAAGCTGCGGTGACTGGGGCAGAGCGTAGAACTTGCCCGGATAGATTCTGCTTGGAACTAAAAAGTCTCTCGCTCCTTCAGGGGTGCTTTTTGTAAGGTAGGGGGTTTCAACTTCTATAAAACCTTCTTCGTTAAACACTTCTCTCGTTAACTGGTAAAGTTTGTGGCGGAAGAAGATGTTTTCTGCCATTTTCTTTCTTCTCAGGTCAAGAAAGCGATAGCGAAGGCGAACGTCTTCTCCTACTTTTATTTCGTCTTCTATCGGAAACGGAAGAGGAAGAGACTTGTTCAGAATTAAAAGCTTTTCAACGTATATCTCAATTTCGCCGGTTTTTAGTTTCGGGTTTTCCGTTCCCGGCGGTCTCCTTCTGACCTCTCCCTCTACTGCTATTACAAACTCGTGCCTTAACTTTTTAGCCCTCTCTACAAGCTCTTCGCTTATTTCAGGTGAAAAGACAACCTGAACTTTGCCGGTTCTATCCCTTAAGTCAACAAATACAACGCCGCCGTGGTCTCTGGTGCTGTCAACCCAGCCGGCAACCTTCACTTTTTTGCCTAAATAATCTGTATTAACTTCACCGCAGTAGCAGGTTCTTTCAAACTCTCCAAGATGCTCAAGCATTCTTTCTACTCCTTGTCCGTTTTTCTCTAACCGAAAACTCTCTTGAATATGTAGTCAACGTTCTTTGTGTGGTAGGAAAGGTCAAAAATTTTCTCAATCTCTTCGTCAGAAAGCACCTTTTTAACCCTTTCGTCTTTCTTAAGAAGTTCTTTAAAGTCAGCGCCTTCGTTCCAGACTTTCATTGCGTTTTCTTGAACGATTGCGTAAGCGTCTTCCCTTGAAAGCCCTCCCTTTTCTATGAGAGTGAGAAGAACTCTTTGAGAGAAAACAAGCCCCCTTAAGAGGTTGAGGTTCTTGAGCATGTTTTCGGGATAGACAACTAAGTTCTCCATAAGGTTTGCAAACTTTTGAAGCATGTAATCTAAAGCTATGCAGGCGTCAGGGAAGATTGTTCTTTCTGTGGAAGAGTGGGAAATGTCCCTTTCGTGCCAGAGGGGAACGTTTTCCATTCCAACGATTGAAGCGCTCCTTACGACTCTTGCAAGCCCGCAGAGCCTTTCTGAAAGTATCGGGTTTCTCTTGTGGGGCATGGCAGAAGAGCCTTTTTGACCTTTTCTGAAAGGTTCTTCAACTTCGCGGACTTCTGTTCTCTGAAGATGTCTGATTTCTGTTGCAAACTTTTCTATTGAAGAAGCCGTTAAAGCAAGGGCATTTAAGAATTCAGCGTGTCTATCCCTCTGAACTACCTGATTGGAAGCGTTTGCGTGCTTTATTCCAAGCCTTTTACAGGTAATCTCTTCCACTCTTGGGTCTATGTTTGCAAACGTTCCAACGGCGCCAGAAATCTTACCGACAGCCGCTCTTTCAACGGCAGCCCTCACCCTTTCGTAGTTTCTCCTCATCTCGTCATACCAGATGGCAAGCTTTAAACCGAAAGTAATCGGCTCTGCGTGAATGCCGTGGGTCCTACCTATCATAACGGTGTATCTATGTTCAAAAGCTCTCTTCTTTATAGCTTCCATAACCTTTTTTATATCTTTGAGTATGAGCTCGCCAGCCTGCTTTATCTGTAGGGCAAAGGCTGTATCAAGCATGTCGGAAGAGGTCATGCCGAAGTGAAGGTATTTAGCCTCGTCGCCGACAATCTCCTTTATGTAGGTGAGAAAAGCAATGACATCGTGGTTGGTTACAGATTCTATCTCGTTTATCCTTTGAATGTCAAAGTCTTTTTCGCCTTCAAGGTAGGGCTTTAACTTTTCTTTCAGGGTTTTGACGGCTTCGGTGGGGATTTTTCCTATTTCAGACCAGGCTTCGCACGCAGCAACTTCCACTTTCAGCCAGTTTCTCAACTTGTTCTGCTCGTCCCAAATCTTTCCCATCTCAGGTAGAGTGTATCTGGGTATCATTTTTCCTCCCGAAACGATTTTGTGGGGGAAATTCTAAACAATTTTAGTTGTCTCCCTGCTTTTTCTCCTGAAGGATTTCTTCAAGCTCTTTGGCAGAGAAGAAGTATTCAGTACCGCAGAAGTTACACTTTATTGAAACGCCGCCTTCCTTTATCAGTTCTTTAATTTCCTCTTCTGGAAGCATTAAGATGCTGTTTTTAGCAATCTCCTTAGAACAGCGGCAGCGGAAGGAAAGTTCTTTTAGAGCTAAAAGTTGAGGTGAAAAACCGTCAAAAATTAGTTCAACGATGTCTTCCGGTCTTTTACATTCTTTGAGGAGGGTGGTGATGGGGGGGATTTTTCTAACGTTTTCTTCTAACTTCTCTATTGCTTTGTCGGTAGCGCCAGGTAAAGGCTGCGCCAAAAATCCCCCCGCCACCTCAACCTTCCCGTCTTCATTTACAAGAACTCCCAAAGAAACAGCAGAAGGTATCTGTTCAGATTTTAATAGATAATACGCTATGTCCTCCGCTATCTCGCCAGAAACCAAAGGAACAGAACTTTCATAAGGTTTTCCAAAACCGAAGTCCTTTATAACGGTCAGCGTCCCCTTTCCAACTGCCCTGGCTATGTCAAATTTCTTTTTTCCATCAGCTTCTTTTACGAAAGTTTCAACGTTTGGATTTTCCACAAATCCCCTAACTTCACCTTTAGCATTTGCCTCAGCAACCACAAGCCCGATAGGTCCGTCACCTTCTATCCTCAAAAGAAGCCTCTGGTTAGTTCCGTGTTTTAAAAGAGAAGTAAGAAGCAGCGCTCCTGCCAAAGCTCTTCCTAAAACAGCAGCAGCGATTGGAGATAGCTTATGTTTCAATCTTGCAACTTCACATAAGTTAGTAGTCCTTACAACAAACGCCCTTAAAGCATCTTCTTTAGTAACAGCTATAACGCCGTAATCCCTATCCTTAAAGTAATTTTCCAGGTCATTTTTAACCTGCTGGTCTAAATCTTTCAGTAGCTCTTTCCTTTCCATCTTTTTCTCCTTTCTGTTAAAGAATTCCCTTTTCCTGCAAAATCCTCTTCACTTCTTCGTTGTTCTCGGCATATTTTTTCAAAAGCTCTACGAACTCCTGTTCGTTTATCGTCTTAATTCCCAACTTCTGCGCTTTTGCTAACTTAGAGCCGGGATTCTCACCTACAACAACAAAACTGGTTTTCCTCGTAACGGAATTTGTAGGATTTCCACCTAATAGTTCTATTAAATGCTGCGCTTCTTTGCGCTTAAAGTGTTCAAGCTCACCGGTAAATACAACGTTCTGCCCTTCTAAAGGTTTGGGAAGTTGCTCCTCCATTTCCTCTTCTGGCGTTCTTTCAAACTTAAAGCCCGCTTTTTCAAGTTCTTTAATCATTTCCACGTTCTGTTCTGCTTTGAAGAAGTTCTTAATGCTCGTCGCAGTTATAGGTCCAATACCGGGAATGGAAGCAAGTTCTGAGAAACTTGCGTTCATTAATTCTTCAAGGTTTTTAAACTTCTTAGCCAAAAGCTGGGCTGTTTTCTCACCAACGTGTCTTATCCCCAAAGCCGTAATTTTCTTATAGAAAGGCGCTTCTTTAGACTTTTCTATTTGCGTAAGGAGATTTTCAGCTTTTTTCAGCCCCCAGCCGGGCAGTTTAACAAGCTCGTTCTTATCAAGGTAGTAAATATCAGCTATTGACTTCACAAATCCTTTTTTAAGCAGCGTGTTAGCTGTTGATTCACCCAATCCCTTAATGTCTAAAACCTTACCCCAATAAATAAGGTGCTCTTTCAACTGCGCAGGACAGTTAATATTAGGACATCTTGGCACCGCTTCATCAAGTTCTTTTACTATCGGCGCGCCACAAACGGGGCAGTGAGTAGGAACTTCAACCGGCTTTTCTTCTCCCGTTCTCCTCTCTTTTACAGGCGCAACGATGTAAGGTATCGTTTCTCCCGCCCTTTCCACTATAACATAATCGCCAATCCTTATATCTTTCTGCTTTATAAGGTCTGGATTAAAAAGAGATGCCCTTGAAACTACCACTCCTCCAACTTCCACAGGCTCTAAAATGGCAACCGGCGTTAAAGCGCCAGTTCTTCCAACCTGCCACACAACATCTAAAAGTTTTGTAACAGCCTGCTTTGCCGGGAATTTATAGGCAACAGCCCATCTTGGATGGTGTAACGTCTCACCTAACTTCTCCCACGCACATATATCGTTAACCTTTACAACCATTCCGTCAGCTTCAAAATCCCAAGACTCTCTTTCTTTCTGCGCTTTCAAAACGGTTTCTATTACTTCCTCTATATCCTTACAAACTTTCTGTATAGGAGGCGTCTTAAACCCGCAGTCTGCCAAAATTTCCAAAGCCTGCTTTTGCGTTTTTATATCTTTACAAAGCTTAACAGGCTCAGAATAAAGAATTTGATATGTATAACAATCAAGCCCTCTCTTCGCTACTTCTGCTGGATTTTTCAATCTCAGCGTTCCGGCTGCAGCATTTCTTGGATTTGCAAAAAGGGAAAGCCCCTGTTTTTCTCTTTCTTTATTCAATTTTTCAAAAACGCTTTTAGGCATTACGATTTCACCACGAACAGAAATCCTTTTTATGCCGTGTTTTGAAAAATCAGCTCTCAAAGGTATTGATTTAATAGTTTTCACGTTCATCGTAATGTCTTCACCTACTATACCGTCACCTCTCGTAACGCCCCTTACTAAAATATCGTCTTCATAAACAAGTTCTATGCTGGCGCCGTCAAACTTAGGTTCAACGATGTATTCCACCTCATCAACGCCTAAAAGCTGTTTAACTCTTTTGTCCCATTCTCTCAAATCGTCGGCAGAATAGGTATTTTCAAGGGAAGTCATCTCTGCAAGATGTTTGACCTTTTCAAATTCACCGGTAAAAGCAGGAGATATTCTCTGAGTCGGAGAATCCGGAGTAACAATTTC
This region of Desulfurobacterium pacificum genomic DNA includes:
- the aspS gene encoding aspartate--tRNA ligase produces the protein MLEHLGEFERTCYCGEVNTDYLGKKVKVAGWVDSTRDHGGVVFVDLRDRTGKVQVVFSPEISEELVERAKKLRHEFVIAVEGEVRRRPPGTENPKLKTGEIEIYVEKLLILNKSLPLPFPIEDEIKVGEDVRLRYRFLDLRRKKMAENIFFRHKLYQLTREVFNEEGFIEVETPYLTKSTPEGARDFLVPSRIYPGKFYALPQSPQLFKQILMVAGIDRYYQIARCFRDEDLRADRQPEFTQIDFEMSFVKERDVMNVAEKLLRKLYKEFLGIEIGEIPVMSYDEAMERFGTDRPDTRFGLELKDITDIAANCNFKVFRTVAENGGIVKAINFKGGAKLSRKEIDDLTKFVGVYGAKGLAWIKVLPEGLQSPIVKFFTEGEMNKILERLEAEVGDILFFVADKKDVVNAALSNLRLKLGKMVGLIDESRVDVLWVVDFPMFEWNEDENRWEALHHPFTSPKEEDIEKLLDNPAEARARAYDMVLNGVEIGGGSIRIHREDVQEKVFKVIGLSEEEAKERFGFLLDALKYGAPPHGGMAFGLDRLCAIMRGEESIRDVIAFPKTQRGQCLLTGAPDTVRPEQLSELHISVETKEEGE
- a CDS encoding PaaI family thioesterase, translating into MEKELIRDNFCFVCGKDNPKGMHLSFQKLEDRVYAKFSLSHYYQGYENVIHGGIIALILDEAMAYLQTYEERFLTGKLTVKYHAPLLAGEEVEVFAEVKEDRKRFKVTRAEIVRVSDRKKIAEAEALMFILKEKE
- the purB gene encoding adenylosuccinate lyase codes for the protein MIPRYTLPEMGKIWDEQNKLRNWLKVEVAACEAWSEIGKIPTEAVKTLKEKLKPYLEGEKDFDIQRINEIESVTNHDVIAFLTYIKEIVGDEAKYLHFGMTSSDMLDTAFALQIKQAGELILKDIKKVMEAIKKRAFEHRYTVMIGRTHGIHAEPITFGLKLAIWYDEMRRNYERVRAAVERAAVGKISGAVGTFANIDPRVEEITCKRLGIKHANASNQVVQRDRHAEFLNALALTASSIEKFATEIRHLQRTEVREVEEPFRKGQKGSSAMPHKRNPILSERLCGLARVVRSASIVGMENVPLWHERDISHSSTERTIFPDACIALDYMLQKFANLMENLVVYPENMLKNLNLLRGLVFSQRVLLTLIEKGGLSREDAYAIVQENAMKVWNEGADFKELLKKDERVKKVLSDEEIEKIFDLSYHTKNVDYIFKRVFG
- the hslO gene encoding Hsp33 family molecular chaperone HslO, with protein sequence MERKELLKDLDQQVKNDLENYFKDRDYGVIAVTKEDALRAFVVRTTNLCEVARLKHKLSPIAAAVLGRALAGALLLTSLLKHGTNQRLLLRIEGDGPIGLVVAEANAKGEVRGFVENPNVETFVKEADGKKKFDIARAVGKGTLTVIKDFGFGKPYESSVPLVSGEIAEDIAYYLLKSEQIPSAVSLGVLVNEDGKVEVAGGFLAQPLPGATDKAIEKLEENVRKIPPITTLLKECKRPEDIVELIFDGFSPQLLALKELSFRCRCSKEIAKNSILMLPEEEIKELIKEGGVSIKCNFCGTEYFFSAKELEEILQEKKQGDN
- the ligA gene encoding NAD-dependent DNA ligase LigA; its protein translation is MYATAEEKELQQLTDKLLELVEGKDENYWKSLSTEEASKIAEDLRKVIRYHDYKYYVQANPVISDYQYDKLFHALEALERAHPEIVTPDSPTQRISPAFTGEFEKVKHLAEMTSLENTYSADDLREWDKRVKQLLGVDEVEYIVEPKFDGASIELVYEDDILVRGVTRGDGIVGEDITMNVKTIKSIPLRADFSKHGIKRISVRGEIVMPKSVFEKLNKEREKQGLSLFANPRNAAAGTLRLKNPAEVAKRGLDCYTYQILYSEPVKLCKDIKTQKQALEILADCGFKTPPIQKVCKDIEEVIETVLKAQKERESWDFEADGMVVKVNDICAWEKLGETLHHPRWAVAYKFPAKQAVTKLLDVVWQVGRTGALTPVAILEPVEVGGVVVSRASLFNPDLIKQKDIRIGDYVIVERAGETIPYIVAPVKERRTGEEKPVEVPTHCPVCGAPIVKELDEAVPRCPNINCPAQLKEHLIYWGKVLDIKGLGESTANTLLKKGFVKSIADIYYLDKNELVKLPGWGLKKAENLLTQIEKSKEAPFYKKITALGIRHVGEKTAQLLAKKFKNLEELMNASFSELASIPGIGPITATSIKNFFKAEQNVEMIKELEKAGFKFERTPEEEMEEQLPKPLEGQNVVFTGELEHFKRKEAQHLIELLGGNPTNSVTRKTSFVVVGENPGSKLAKAQKLGIKTINEQEFVELLKKYAENNEEVKRILQEKGIL